In one Acetobacter sp. genomic region, the following are encoded:
- a CDS encoding DUF2849 domain-containing protein produces MDIRSNRRDADGQSVITANRLLDGITVWRAADGSWKERITESTPVSNTEVEGLLSSLQGKAQELGLVGIYGVQVQDSPDGRIVPVTSRERIRAFGPSVHPEFSPL; encoded by the coding sequence GTGGATATCAGAAGCAACAGACGCGATGCAGACGGGCAGAGCGTCATCACCGCCAACCGGTTGCTGGACGGCATTACTGTCTGGCGGGCTGCGGATGGCTCGTGGAAAGAACGCATCACTGAATCCACACCGGTTTCCAACACGGAAGTAGAAGGCCTTCTCTCTTCATTGCAGGGCAAGGCTCAGGAGCTGGGTCTGGTCGGCATCTACGGTGTTCAGGTTCAGGACTCTCCTGACGGCAGGATCGTTCCCGTGACGTCCCGTGAGCGTATCCGCGCTTTCGGCCCTTCCGTTCACCCCGAATTCTCCCCACTCTGA